A region of Haliotis asinina isolate JCU_RB_2024 chromosome 7, JCU_Hal_asi_v2, whole genome shotgun sequence DNA encodes the following proteins:
- the LOC137290787 gene encoding uncharacterized oxidoreductase YjmC-like, whose protein sequence is MATLRKRLWPFQLLQTGRQLKCHSCYCSASDSWPAVPVKEVQRFIEDCMRTVGTRADHATSLANNLVTADHRGHYSHGLNRLDMYVHDIESGITASNAVPSIIKESATTAHVDGNNVLGPVVGNFSMDLAIQKAKSAGVGMVAAKGSNHFGIAGWYSMLASQQGLLGMAFTNTSPLSVPTRARKATLGTNPLSLAAPAHDGDEFVLDMATTTVALGKIELHDRKGIKIPNSWGVDKHGLESNDPKTVIEGGGLMMVGGSELTGGYKGYGLSMLVEVFCGILAGSTFGPSIRKWRNTDTVADLGQCFIAIDPECFAPGFRDRMSDLVNTCRTLEPAEGETEVLVAGDPERKHIELCTCRGGIPYHPNQIQFGIDLSNKLGVKQMQTV, encoded by the exons ATGGCAACACTTCGTAAACGTTTATGGCCTTTTCAACTGCTACAAACCGGGAGACAGTTGAAGTGTCACTCTTGCTACTGTAGTGCATCCGACTCATGGCCGGCTGTACCTGTTAAGGAAGTTCAACGATTTATAGAAGACTGCATGAGAACTGTCGGAACTCGCGCTGACCATGCCACCTCTCTGGCTAACAACTTAGTAACAGCTGATCACAGGGGACATTACAGTCACGGCCTCAACAGACTAG ATATGTACGTTCATGACATCGAATCAGGAATAACAGCTAGCAATGCAGTGCCCAGCATTATCAAGGAATCAGCCACTACAGCACACGTAGATGGCAACAACGTCCTTGGTCCAGTAGTGGGCAACTTCAGCATGGATCTGGCCATCCAAAAAGCCAAGTCCGCAGGTGTGGGCATGGTGGCCGCTAAAG GGTCCAACCATTTTGGTATTGCAGGCTGGTATTCCATGCTAGCATCTCAACAGGGTCTCCTT GGAATGGCCTTCACCAACACATCTCCGTTGTCTGTACCAACAAGAGCTAGAAAG GCCACACTGGGGACGAACCCTCTGTCCCTGGCAGCCCCAGCACATGATGGTGATGAGTTTGTCCTGGACATGGCCACCACAACAGTAGCCTTGGgcaag ATTGAACTTCACGACCGTAAAGGCATTAAGATCCCGAACAGCTGGGGTGTGGACAAGCATGGTCTG GAGTCCAATGACCCGAAGACTGTGATAGAGGGTGGGGGTCTGATGATGGTTGGTGGATCAGAACTCACAG GTGGGTACAAGGGTTATGGTCTGTCGATGCTGGTTGAGGTATTCTGTGGGATCTTGGCAGGGAGCACTTTTGGACCAAGCATACGAAAATGGCGAAACACTGATACTGTGGCAGACCTG GGACAGTGCTTCATTGCCATCGACCCTGAATGTTTTGCACCTGGATTCCGTGACAGAATGTCAGATTTGGTGAACACCTGTCGGACACTAGAGCCG GCTGAGGGAGAGACTGAGGTTCTGGTGGCAGGGGACCCCGAGAGGAAGCATATTGAGCTGTGCACATGCAGGGGAGGAATACCATACCATCCGAATCAGATACAGTTTGGG ATTGATCTGTCCAACAAACTAGGTGTGAAACAAATGCAGACAGTGTAG
- the LOC137290512 gene encoding GPI ethanolamine phosphate transferase 2-like — MAKKEYFVIVLSLMQLLSLSVFLKGFFPLKQGLKGFAKLEDSPVVPGDTDNSVPSGRYDRLIVVVIDALRADFVLASQTYMPFLKEMIRDRHVLSLTAKVHSPTVTLPRIKALTTGGIPGFVDVVLNFGSSSLDEDNIISQLKRAGKELVFYGDDTWMKLFPDHFDRTDGTTSFFVTDYTEVDMNVTRHLPEEMTLDDWDVMVLHYLGLDHIGHLDGPRSPLISPKLFEMDNVLQKLYQAMRQWSEERDLTSLMMVCGDHGMSDQGGHGGASPGETNVPVIFLSPSLHDVVPGLDLTSRGSIMQIDVAPTLAALTGIPIPRNNLGEIVAPTLVGYSLEDKVRLMQLNAHQVSGLLERNVADVEKETGYRHYQQVMIRHSDWLKTKSTNLSRTSWEMIGNRLVKEYGNAVQEMRSRVSETSTHYDLYGMAVGIVLISLILLFLLLVSVSDMSTLKLSTNRMAVCLICCIPVVLGHMTMCTSQFRSDFLCTTSILVLPVQLITMTAVVMATLFVVMFLIRYRGRIMCLRMSCVGWMFLSGSVLYTLSLLSSSFVEEEHQTWYFYITTLHAVIICNFICVVCSQAVSQKAGRTGAFDRYEQSTNSLNVHKPHKDTCYHEMNNQNETIHSSTSSITWWTSVTSVAAIFVVLMLCRTLRRWNQTGDKWRTVPDIGDWLVRPENKSALSAAVVMSMLCLVITRWRSSCLVQSSCNIIAVISAYCSKAATGVIVFPGVYSGMTKGISEAQVTYLIILLSLILLLRQWKNHREDPGYQTAGLWSGLQTIWLLVMMLLLRPHNSALVAMVAAVESLVSNHMISVVKLRPAFLTLYCLWMGQAAFFFQGNSNSLSTVDVAAGYVGLHEYNPLLIGLLMCLSTYAGPIFWMISLLKYISMTDGNLDDISRNKKLKVGHQEAAMIILMSRGLPLCVYCVLVTIERYHLFVWTVFSPKLLYEAVTTVVLSVFAILHAVLALSHHTTTKGRKMQE; from the exons ATGGCAAAGAAAGAGTATTTTGTAATTGTTTTGTCGTTAATGCAGCTTTTATCTCTTTCTGTATTTCTGAAAGGATTTTTTCCCCTTAAACAAGGTCTAAAAGGTTTTGCCAAACTGGAGGATTCCCCAGTCGTTCCAGGAGATACTGATAATTCAGTACCAAGTGGACGCTACGACAGACTTATCGTAGTTGTTATTGATGCATTGAGGGCGGACTTTGTTCTTGCTTCTCAAACGTACATGCCATTCCTGAAGGAAATGATAAGAGATCGTCATGTGCTGTCTTTAACAGCAAAGGTCCACTCACCAACTGTTACGCTACCTCGAATAAAG GCGCTAACAACTGGTGGTATCCCAGGATTTGTAgatgttgttctgaactttggTTCAAGTTCCCTGGATGAGGATAACATCATCTCACAGCTGAAAAGAGCAGGGAAGGAATTAGTGTTTTATGGTGATGACACATGGATGAAGCTGTTCCCAGATCACTTTGACAGGACTGATGGCACGACATCCTTCTTTGTTACAGATTATACTGAG GTTGATATGAATGTGACCCGCCACCTCCCGGAGGAGATGACTCTTGACGACTGGGATGTCATGGTCCTTCATTACCTTGGACTAGACCACATTGGTCATCTCGATGGCCCGAGAAGTCCCCTCATCAGTCCTAAACTGTTTGAGATGGACAACGTCTTGCAGAAGTTGTATCAAGCGATGAGGCAATGG TCGGAGGAGAGGGACTTGACAAGTTTGATGATGGTGTGTGGAGATCATGGCATGAGTGATCAGGGCGGCCATGGGGGGGCATCACCAGGGGAGACAAATGTTCCTGTCATCTTCCTCAGCCCAAGTCTTCATGATGTTGTACCAG GATTGGACCTTACTAGTAGAGGAAGCATCATGCAGATCGATGTTGCCCCCACTCTGGCTGCCCTCACTGGAATACCCATACCTAGGAATAACCTTGGGGAGATTGTTGCCCCAACTCTGGTTGGTTATAGCCTTGAGGACAAGGTACGACTGATGCAGCTCAATGCCCACCAGGTGTCAGGCTTACTTGAACGGAATGTGGCTGATGTGGAGAAAG AAACTGGATATCGTCATTATCAGCAAGTGATGATCAGACACTCTGATTGGCTCAAGACCAAAAGTACAAACTTGTCAAGAACATCCTGGGAGATGATCGGTAATCGTCTGGTGAAGGAATATGGGAACGCTGTGCAGGAGATGAGGTCAAGGGTCAGCGAAACATCCACACACTATGACCTGTATGGAATGGCAGTTGGCATTGTATTGATCAGTCTG ATACTGCTCTTCCTACTACTGGTGTCAGTGTCTGACATGTCAACATTGAAACTTTCAACCAACAGAATGGCAGTTTGTCTCATTTGCTGTATCCCTGTCGTGCTGGGTCACATGACCATGTGTACAAGTCAGTTCCGCAGTGACTTCCTGTGTACAACTAGTATCCTTGTCCTTCCAGTTCAGCTAATCACAATGACagctgttgtcatggcaacactgTTCGTGGTTATGTTCTTGATCAGATACAGAGGCCGAATTATG tgtttgagGATGTCGTGTGTTGGGTGGATGTTCTTGAGCGGGTCAGTACTGTACACTCTGAGTCTGTTGTCCAGCAGTTTTGTGGAGGAAGAACATCAGACCTGGTATTTCTATATTACTACTCTGCATGCTGTCATCATTTGTAACTTCATATGTGTCGTCTGCTCTCAAGCAGTCAGTCAAAAAGCAGGGAGAACGGGTGCCTTTGATAGATATGAACAAAGCACAAACAGTTTGAATGTTCATAAGCCTCACAAAGACACATGTTACCATGAGATGAACAATCAGAATGAGACGATACACAGTAGTACATCAAGTATTACATGGTGGACATCAGTGACTTCAGTGGCAGCCATCTTTGTTGTGCTGATGCTGTGTCGGACGTTGAGGAGATGGAATCAGACGGGAGACAAATGGCGAACTGTTCCTGACATTGGGGACTGGCTTGTCAG ACCAGAGAACAAGTCAGCCTTATCAGCTGCAGTGGTCATGTCTATGTTGTGTCTTGTCATCACCAGATGGCGTTCATCATGTCTTGTCCAGTCATCTTGTAATATTATTGCTGTGATCTCTGCCTACTGCTCTAAAGCAGCTACAGGTGTGATTGTGTTCCCTGGTGTATACTCTGGGATGACCAA AGGAATCTCAGAAGCCCAGGTAACCTACTTAATCATCCTCCTGTCTCTTATCCTGTTGCTACGGCAATGGAAGAATCATCGAGAGGATCCTGGGTACCAGACAGCTGGTCTCTGGTCAGGCCTACAGACAATATGGCTGTTGGTCATGATGCTGTTGCTACGGCCACACAATTCAGCGCTGGTTGCCATGGTTGCTGCAGTCGAGAGCCTGGTGTCCAATCACATGATCTCAGTTGTCAAGCTGCGTCCTGCATTCCTGACTCTGTACTGTTTGTGGATGGGACAAGCTGCTTTCTTCTTCCAG GGCAACTCCAACAGTCTGTCCACAGTGGATGTGGCTGCCGGCTATGTCGGTCTCCATGAGTACAACCCTCTTCTCATTGGGCTGTTGATGTGTCTCTCCACCTATGCTGGACCAATCTTCTGGATGATCTCACTCCTCAAGTACATCAGTATGACGGATGGCAACTTAGATGACATTTCCAGAAACAAGAA actgaaagttgGTCACCAAGAAGCTGCTATGATTATACTGATGTCCCGAGGTCTTCCattgtgtgtgtattgtgtgctTGTGACCATCGAGAGGTACCACCTGTTCGTGTGGACGGTGTTCTCCCCCAAGTTGTTGTATGAAGCTGTGACTACTGTTGTTTTGTCAGTGTTTGCTATCCTCCATGCAGTTCTAGCACTCAGTCACCACACTACCACCAAAGGCAGAAAAATGCAGGAGTGA